CAACCTCCGGGGCCTTGATTCCATCATCACCCCCTTCTTTTCCATACCACGATTGCCGACCCCCAGGTTTGGTGCAGTTTCATCCCTTTTCGAAGGACGGTTTCTCATTGAATCCCTAACAAATCTCCGGGACCTTTTGGATCTCCTTTTCCTCACCCAACATGACGGTCTCACCTCAAACAGCATCCCCGCCTACGGATATCTCTTTCTCCTCAGTCCTCCCTTTCTTCTTTTTAGGTTTTTCCATACCCTCCGTACCCGAAAAATGCGGACTCAGTTCAATCCTCTGTTTCTGCTTGTAGTCTGGTTTTTGGTGGGGGTGTTTTTGGGAATCGTAACCAGGGTGAATGTGAATCGGATGAATGCCATTTTCCTGCCAGCCATTGGCCTTGCGGCAATAGGAATTTCCTTCGAGAACATGCCAGAACATTCTTCCGGTATCTCATACTCTGCTACTACCTCTCTTTTGCCTCTTTTCTCTATAGCTACTTTTTTACCTATCCCATCAATGCTGGGCCAGCTTTTTTCGCCTCCTTTGGCGAAGCGATTCAGTATGCCCTGAAAATGGCCCCACCAGAAAGTACGATTTATATCACCGATACTGTGAACATGCCCTATATCTTTGCCCTCTTTTATGAGCGCACTGACCCAAGGGTTTTCCTCCAATCAGTAACCTACGCGAACCCCAAAGCGCCGTTTCGGGCAGTGCCATCTTTTGACCGTTACCGCTTTGGAATCCGGAAAGAGAACCTCCAGGGCGACGTCTTCATCTTCCACAATTCCGAAGCATCCCTTTTCGAGCATTCCACTTTCACCATCCAGAAGTTCCAGTACTACTCGGTTGCCATACGAAACCAGTAATAGACTCCACCAAGGGACCATCCTGACTGAGCAATGATACAATCTTATTTTTGGCAAATCCTCGAAGTCTTTTCGCTTGCAACCTCTTGTTGAGCTCAGAGAGGAAATGGACACCTAAATCGGACTTGACCCGGGTCTCCTCTTTTCTCTCTAATGTTTTCCCCGGACCAATAACACCTAAGGGATACCCACCTTTTGCAAGAGCTTCTCACTCTCTCAAAGCACTGTGAACGAAACCCTGGTTTTTCTACGCTGGGCATAATAGGCTTTTGACAACTGGTGGTGTTTTTTGTAAAATTTGCGCAAAACAAAAATTTTTCGCAAAGAAGGGAAAAATGTGGCCACACTGAAAGAAATCGCCCAAAAGGCAGGGGTTTCCATAACGACGGTTTCTCACGTAGTTAACGGTACACGTCCGGTCAGCGAAAAACTCAAGGAACGAGTCCTCAAGGCAATGGAAGAGCTGGGCATAGAGTTGCGTTTTCCCCCTCGTAAGAAACCCTCGCAGCTCATTGCTATGCTTATTGACGATATTTTTAACCCCTTTTTTATCGAGGTTTTTGCCTCTGCCGAAGCCACAGCTCGAAGCATGGACTACCATCTTTTGCTCCTTCCCTCCATCGAAAAGGGCTTCGACATCCTGTACCTCCGGGACCTTGAGGAGAAGTCTGTAGACGGGA
This Atribacterota bacterium DNA region includes the following protein-coding sequences:
- a CDS encoding glycosyltransferase family 39 protein — protein: VHFVSWGSGQNALYAYLSMPFIRLFGLNVFSVRFLNALIGCLSLFLFYDLMKNLTDRDTGIIALFLLVISPWHIMTSRWGLESNIFPGFLLLGTWLLSRSLQREFLLPLAFLVFALSLYAYGTAYFFVPLFLLCVLLYLLRHGRVRIPVLLLGNAIFALVAIPVVLFVFINLRGLDSIITPFFSIPRLPTPRFGAVSSLFEGRFLIESLTNLRDLLDLLFLTQHDGLTSNSIPAYGYLFLLSPPFLLFRFFHTLRTRKMRTQFNPLFLLVVWFLVGVFLGIVTRVNVNRMNAIFLPAIGLAAIGISFENMPEHSSGISYSATTSLLPLFSIATFLPIPSMLGQLFSPPLAKRFSMP